The Microvirga thermotolerans sequence CACATCGCCCGAAACGTGAACAGTGTTCTCGAAGAACAGCAGACCTTGGGCGAACGCCTTGCGGATCGGGTGGCTCAATTCGGCGGCTCCTGGACCTTCATCGCTGTTTTCATGGCGATGCTGATCGTCTGGGTGGCCGTGAACACCGTCGCCTTGACCCGCTTCGGTGGGGGCTTTGATCCCTATCCATTCATCTTCCTCAACCTGATCCTGTCGATGGTCGCCGCGTTCCAGGCCCCTGTGATCCTGATGTCTCAGAACCGGCAGGCCGCCAGGGACAGGTTGGCCGCGAGTCTGGACTACGAAGTCAACCTGAAGGCTGAGGTTGAGATCATGGCGCTGCATGACAAGCTTGATCGCATCCGCGTCGAGCATCTCGAAGGCTTGCTTCAGGATCAGACGCAGCGGGTTGAGGAGCTAGACAAGCTGGTGCGGGCAACCCTCGGGAAGCCGCTCTCAAGTTAATCTGACCAGAAAAAAGACACCCAGAGTACTGAAGAAGGTCGCTAAGAATTGCCCATACGCCAGAGACACCCTCGTTAGCTAAAAAGCAGCGCCAGCAGGCCCCGTCTCCTAGATGAGCGGTATCGCCACCTACCATGGGCCTATCGAATGTCACGGCTGCTCCAAATGGTGCAGATCAAGCCCCGGATAGGAAACTTTAGCTATGGCATCATATAGTGCTGCGATCCTGAAGCCTCGTCCGTAATTTTCAGCCGATGCCGACTCATCATCTGGTCCATCCCCAGCCCAACCTCCAAGTGCGTAGGCTATTTCCTTTTCGACTTTCGCCTCGCGTAAAGCATCGCGGAAGTTGTGCCTGAAACTATGAAAACTGGTACGAGGAGCCTTGGCCCCGGCCTTGGCGAGAAAATTTGCGAACCACTTTGAGAATGTATCTGAGTAGTACCCTGTGCAGGCAACCGAAAGTTCGGGAAATAGCTTCCCAGGTCTCAGCGATCCAAGTCGAGCCACATAATCGAGGAGGCTGATTTCAATCAGCTTTGGATGGATCGGCACGATGCGTTCAGCATTGCCGGTCTTCAGACGCTTATCCGTCGTTCCGCTCTGTCCGTGAGTAGTGATTACGAAGCAGTGGACCCCGTCGATCACACGCACGTCAGTGACATCGAGTTGACATATCTCGTTTAGGCGCATACCTGAGTAGAGACCGATAAGGGGTACCCAAAACCGTCCACGCTTGGGGCGGTTAGGTCCGGGCCGGGCATAACCTGTCTCGTCGTTCTGACACCCTCGGTACAACGGTGTGCCAAAGATGCGTTGCAATTGCCACGGTGCGAAAGGATGGCGCTTGTCCTTCCTCCGCACGGGGTCGATGACTTTTAGGCCCCGTGCCGGATTTCGGTCGATGTATCCCTCGTTCAGCGCCCAGTTCAGTAGGGCTGAGAGCTTTTGGATGTGACCGTTGATAGTCAACGCTCCCATGGGTGTCAGACCTTCGGCTTTTGCTCTTGCCGCTGCTTCCAGACCCGAGAGCCCACGATACCGTTTGACTGCGTTGGGTGGGAGATATCGCAACGTATCGAGTACTTCGCGGCAGACCTCCCGAGTGACCGCCCGAATGGGCGTCTCGGGGCTAATCAGTTCAATGAGGCGACCATAAGCCGACCGATACGCCAGGAGCGTCTTGGTGGAACGAACCACAGAGGGGTCATCTAGGTAGCGGTCGTAGACCTGCTGGATCGAAGGTCCGCTCTGGTCAGCCACTATTGCTATGCTCCTCTTGCCCGAAACGGCCAAGTCCTTTTCTTTGCCTATGACACTCGGCGGATCGGCCTCTGGTTTGCAAGTGATCTCTCCGGGTGCTGCGCACCTGCCCTCGGCAGATGCGGCAGCTTCAGATTTTGGGATTGGCTCCGCCGTTTCAGGGGCGGGCGTAGGGGAGGGGCTCCACACCAGTCCCTGATCTGCGGCTATCCGCCACTTTCGCTCCCACTCTCCCGCAATTGTTCGCGCTCGCCTGATCGCCTCCGAGTATGAGGACGTTCGGAGAGATTGGCTGACAACCGTCTTCCCGATGATCCGCGCAACGGCGGCAGGCACTCTTGCCCGATACTGCCAGACGGTTCCGCGCAACCAGAGCCCGGTCGGGCGCTGTTTTGGACGCCGTCTCGGACGGTCTCGGGACGGTTTGTGCGACGGTGATGTGCGACAGTCGCGGCGGCCATTTTCCGAACGGTTCCAAGCGCTTAGGGCCGCGTCAGCGGCGAGCGTGTACGACACCGTTGTGCGACAGTTTAGGCCGAAAAACGCAAATTGCTCTTGATTTTCAAAGGCTTGGTGGAGCTGAGGGGATTCGAACCCCTGACCTCTGCAGTGCGATTGCAGCGCTCTCCCATCTGAGCTACAGCCCCGGTCCGGTCGGCAGACCAAGCGGGGCGACTTTTAGGCCCGAGCGCTTCGGTCTGTCAATCGGGATCGGCGGGTCCCGGCCATCTAATTTCGGAAGAGCGGGGCCGGGGGATTCGCCGGGTTGTTCCGCCGCGCCGGGGACGCTACATGACGAACGCCCGATCCTGACGAGTTTCCCATGCGATCCCTGGTCGAAGTCATCCTCCTGGCCCTCCAGCTCTATACCTACCTCATCATCGCCTCGGCGATCCTGAGCTGGCTCGTGGCCTTCAACGTGGTCAACACCCGAAACGACGTGGTTCGGGCCATCTGGAACTTCCTCGACGCGGTCACGGAGCCGGCCTTGCGGCCGATCCGGCGGATCCTGCCCAATCTGGGCGGCATCGACATCTCGCCCGTGATCCTGATCCTCCTCATCATCTTCCTGCAGAACCTGCTCGTGCGGGTGATGCAGCAGTACATTCCCCCGACCCTTCTCTAACGCCCCATGCCCGGCCGGACCCGCAGCGACGGAATCGAGATCCGGGTCCGCGCGACGCCCCGGGGCGGGCGGGACGCCGTCGAGGGAATCGAGGCCCTGTCCGACGGGAGCCGGGTGCTGAAGGTCCGGGTCCGGGCGGTTCCCGAGGGAGGGGCGGCCAACGAGGCCGTCCGGCGTCTCCTCGCCGGGGCCTTCGGGGTTCCGGCCTCGGCCGTCGCCCTGACCGCCGGGGGCACCGCCCGGCTGAAGACATTTTTCATCGAGGGCGATGCCGCGGCCCTTGCGGCCCGGCTCGCCGCCATGACGGGACAGGATTCATGAGCGCGACCATCATCGACGGGAAAGCCTACGCCGCCGGCCTGCGGGGCCGGATCGCGGGGGCGGTGGCGGATCTGGGCCGGCAGGGCATCCGGCCCGGCCTCGCCGTCGTCCTCGTGGGGGAGGACCCGGCGAGCCAGATCTACGTCCGCAGCAAGGCCAGGCTCACGGTCGAGGTCGGCATGGCCTCCTTCGAGCACGTGCTCCCGGCGACGGCGAGCGAGGCCGAGCTCCTCGCCCTCGTGGCGAGGCTCAACGCGGATCCGACGGTCGACGGCATCCTCGTGCAGCTGCCCCTGCCCAAGCAGATCGACGCGCAGAAGGTGATCGAGGCCATCGATCCCGCCAAGGACGTGGACGGCTTCCACCCGGTCAATGCCGGACGGCTGATGACCGGCGTGCCCGGCTTCGTCTCCTGCACGCCGCTCGGCTGCCTGCTCCTGATCCAGTCCGTCCGGCGGGACCTCGCAGGGCTCGACGCGGTCGTCATCGGACGCTCCAACATCGTCGGCAAGCCGATGGCGCAGCTCCTCCTCGCCCAGAGCTGCACGGTCACCGTCGCCCATTCCCGGACCCGCGACCTGCCGGAGGTCTGCCGCAGGGCGGACATCCTGGTCGCCGCCGTGGGGCGCCCGGAGATGGTGCGGGGTGGCTGGATCAAGCCCGGCGCCGTCGTCATCGACGTGGGCATCAACCGGGTGCCGGATCCGGCGGCGGGGGAGGGCAGGACCAGGATCGTCGGGGACGTGGCCTACGGGGAGGCCGCCGCGGTGGCGTCCGCCATCACGCCGGTCCCGGGCGGCGTCGGCCCCATGACCATCGCCTGCCTCTTGCGCAACACCCTCGAGGCCGCCTGCCGCCGCCGCGGCGTTCCGATGCCGACGGTCGATTGATCCGGCCGCTCCGGTCAGTTCGTCGCGAAGCAGTAGAACAGGCCCGCGCCGCCGGTGCTCTTCAGGGCGTCCTGGCTGCAGCCGCCCCTGGAGGGATGGGACGCGTTCCAGGACTTCGCCGGCGGCGTGTCGTCCAGGCCCATGCGGTCGTGGTGCCCGAGCATGACGGCGCCCTCCGTTCCGCTCTTCGTCCAGTTGCCGCAGGTCCGGTCCTCGCCCGGCGGGAAGGCCGTGCCGTCCGCCTGGGTCCCGGTGAGCATGTCGTGCGTGTTCGGCGTGTCGCCCCGGCCCTTCACGGTCTCGCCCTTCTCGGTCAGGGCCGTTTCCTTGGTCAGGTTGTTGGCCCCGTGCAGCTCGGCGACGTCCTTGGCGATGACGACGCCCTTGGCGTTCTGCCAGGGGCCTCGGCCGATCCGGTCGCGGGCGTTGATGGCGGGCGTGCCTCCGGCCGCCTGGGTCGAGAGATAGGCGCGCCAGGTCTTTCCGCCGGCGCCGGCGGCCTGCGCGAGGGACTGGCAGTGCCGGTCCGCGCCGTCGAGGCCGCCGAGATCCGCGCCTTTCCCCGACCCGACGCTGGTCACGAAGAACGTCATATCCGCCGCTCCGCCGGCGCTCTGGGCCTGTGCCGGGCCGGCCGGGGCCAGGACGAGAACGGCCATCGAGGCCGCAAGCCAAAGGCTACCTGTTCCGCGCATGCGTTTTCCTCCGCTTCCTCCGGTGACGCCCCGTCGTGCGGGCGATGACGGGAGGCTAGCACGGGCCGGCGGCGGCCGGGCTGAAAACTCCGTGAGGACCGCACCCCGGCGCTCGGGTTTCGGCAGGGCCGGGAGCCCTCCGGCCGCCTGGAGCATCGAGCGCAAAAGTGGGAACCGGTTTTGCGCGAAAAGATGCTCCAGATCAGAAACTTGGAGCATCGAGCGCAAAAGTGGGAACCGGTCTTGCGCGAGAAGAGGCTCTAGGCGCCTTTCCGCAGGTGCTCCACCAGCTGCCGGGCGGAGGGGGCGAGGGCGTCCATGGCGCGGATGCACAGGGTCAGGTCCCGGGCGGCCCAGGAATCCTCGAGCCCGACCACGGCGATGTCCATGGTGCGGGCGGCCCGGCGGGCGGTGGTCTCGGGCACGATGCCGAGGCCGACCCCGGCCTCCACCATGCGGCAGACCGCGTCGAAGCTGCGCAGCTGCACCCTGAGGCGCAGGGGCCGGCCGATCCGGCTCGCCTTGTCGGCGAGGAAGCGCTGGAGGGCGCTCGCCCGGTCGAGGCCGACGAGGTCGAACCCCAGCACCTCCGCGAAGGACACCGTGCGGCTCGCGGCGAGGGGATGGGCGCTCGCCACCACGAGGGCGAAGCGGTCGCTCCGGAAGGGGAAGGTCTGGAGCCGGCCCGTGTCGACGGTCCCGGCCACGATCCCGATGTCGCCCACGCCCTCCGCGATCATCCCGACGATCTCGTCGGACAGGCGCTCCTCCAGGTCGATGGAGACCTGGGGATGCCCGGCGAGGAAGGCGCCGAGCGCCTCGGGGAGAAACTCGGTCAGGGCGTTGGTGTTGGACAGGATCCGGATCTGCCCCGCGAGCCCGCCCATATAGGCGCCGAGGTCCTCCTTGAGCCGGTCCGCCTGGGCGAGCATCGCCCTCGCGTGCTGGAGCAGGGTGCGCCCGGCCGGGGTCGGCACCACCCCCTGCCGGTTGCGCAGGAGAAGCGGCG is a genomic window containing:
- a CDS encoding DUF1003 domain-containing protein, whose product is MDNEVAQLARQLLDSGVTRLSEREQRVILHIAKRLHIARNVNSVLEEQQTLGERLADRVAQFGGSWTFIAVFMAMLIVWVAVNTVALTRFGGGFDPYPFIFLNLILSMVAAFQAPVILMSQNRQAARDRLAASLDYEVNLKAEVEIMALHDKLDRIRVEHLEGLLQDQTQRVEELDKLVRATLGKPLSS
- a CDS encoding site-specific integrase, giving the protein MADQSGPSIQQVYDRYLDDPSVVRSTKTLLAYRSAYGRLIELISPETPIRAVTREVCREVLDTLRYLPPNAVKRYRGLSGLEAAARAKAEGLTPMGALTINGHIQKLSALLNWALNEGYIDRNPARGLKVIDPVRRKDKRHPFAPWQLQRIFGTPLYRGCQNDETGYARPGPNRPKRGRFWVPLIGLYSGMRLNEICQLDVTDVRVIDGVHCFVITTHGQSGTTDKRLKTGNAERIVPIHPKLIEISLLDYVARLGSLRPGKLFPELSVACTGYYSDTFSKWFANFLAKAGAKAPRTSFHSFRHNFRDALREAKVEKEIAYALGGWAGDGPDDESASAENYGRGFRIAALYDAIAKVSYPGLDLHHLEQP
- a CDS encoding YggT family protein, yielding MRSLVEVILLALQLYTYLIIASAILSWLVAFNVVNTRNDVVRAIWNFLDAVTEPALRPIRRILPNLGGIDISPVILILLIIFLQNLLVRVMQQYIPPTLL
- a CDS encoding DUF167 family protein, yielding MPGRTRSDGIEIRVRATPRGGRDAVEGIEALSDGSRVLKVRVRAVPEGGAANEAVRRLLAGAFGVPASAVALTAGGTARLKTFFIEGDAAALAARLAAMTGQDS
- the folD gene encoding bifunctional methylenetetrahydrofolate dehydrogenase/methenyltetrahydrofolate cyclohydrolase FolD, producing MSATIIDGKAYAAGLRGRIAGAVADLGRQGIRPGLAVVLVGEDPASQIYVRSKARLTVEVGMASFEHVLPATASEAELLALVARLNADPTVDGILVQLPLPKQIDAQKVIEAIDPAKDVDGFHPVNAGRLMTGVPGFVSCTPLGCLLLIQSVRRDLAGLDAVVIGRSNIVGKPMAQLLLAQSCTVTVAHSRTRDLPEVCRRADILVAAVGRPEMVRGGWIKPGAVVIDVGINRVPDPAAGEGRTRIVGDVAYGEAAAVASAITPVPGGVGPMTIACLLRNTLEAACRRRGVPMPTVD
- a CDS encoding LysR family transcriptional regulator, whose product is MQFDLTDLSLFRHVVEAGSITHGAERAHLALAAASTRIRNMEKSLGAPLLLRNRQGVVPTPAGRTLLQHARAMLAQADRLKEDLGAYMGGLAGQIRILSNTNALTEFLPEALGAFLAGHPQVSIDLEERLSDEIVGMIAEGVGDIGIVAGTVDTGRLQTFPFRSDRFALVVASAHPLAASRTVSFAEVLGFDLVGLDRASALQRFLADKASRIGRPLRLRVQLRSFDAVCRMVEAGVGLGIVPETTARRAARTMDIAVVGLEDSWAARDLTLCIRAMDALAPSARQLVEHLRKGA